The Kineococcus radiotolerans SRS30216 = ATCC BAA-149 genomic interval CCTCGCGCAGACCGGCCGCCGCGCACGCCTCGGCCAGCCGCCAGCGGCAGCGCGCCAGCTCGAGGACGTCACCGCCGGTGAACCCCTCCACCGCCGCCCGCCAGGCCGTGACCTGCTCCGGCGCGGGCACCCCCCGGGCCCGGGCGACCTCGGCGTGCAGGACCGCCACCCAGGCGCGGCCCTCCGGCCCCAGGACGCCCGCGCGGGGCTGCCCGACGGCCACGAGGTCGAGGACCCGGGCGCGCACACGTTCCACGAGCGGGTCGTCACCGCGGCCGGCGTCGGCCAGGGCGGCCACGGCCAGCGCCCCCAGGCGCAGCCCCAGCAGGTGGGAGGGGTGCTCGACGCCGCGGAAGCTGGACAGCGCCGCGACGAGCACCTCGGCCGCGGCCGCGGGCTCACCGCGCCAGCGCAGCACCTCGGCCCGGGCGAGGGCCGCGGACAGCCCCTCGTCGGGGTCGTCCAGCCACGCCGGGTCGAGCGCGGCCAGGGCCTCCTCGAACGCCCCGCGCGCGGCCAGCACCCGGGCCGCGACCACCCCGACGGCCGTCGCGACCTGCGGCGGCGCCTGCGGGCCGACGGCGCGGGCCTGGCGCAGGGCCCGGTCGAACTCCCCGCCGGCGGCGCTCGCGGTCACCTGCAGGGACAGCAGCTGCATGCCGTAGGGCGCCCAGGTCAGGCCCACCGAGGCCGCCCAGGCGCAGGAGTCGTCGAGGACCTGCGTGGCCCCGGGCAGGTCGCCGCGGTCGTAGCGGTCGGCGGCGCGGTTGTAGCGGGCCCGCAGCGCGGTCTCGAGGTGGCCGGCCCGCTCGGCCGCGCGCGCGGCGCGTGCGAAGAGGGCGTCGGCGTCGGCCAGCGCCCCGGCGAGGTTGTCCAGCCCGCCGAGGGTGGTGAGGGCGTCGGCCTCGGCGCCGGCGAGACCGCCCGCGGCGGCCAGGGCCAGCGCGCGCTCGGCCTCGCGGCGGGACTCCGCGAACCGGTCCAGGTGCAGGAAGCACCGGGCGGCGATCGCGGTCGCCCAGCAGACCGCCGGCGCCGCCGCGGGGTCCTCGCCCCCGCGCCGCTGCGCCGCGTGCGCCTGCTCCAGGGCCTCCTCGTCGCGGTCGCAGGCCCACAGCGCCGCCGCGCACTGGCGGTGGACCTCGGCGGCGACGGCGGGCGCGGCGTCGGCGGGCAGCAGGTCCACGGCCCCGCGGGCCAGCAGGGCCGAGCGGGCGGGGTCCCCGGCGGTGCGGCCAGCTCCGAGGCGCGCACGGTGAGGGCCATCAGGGTGGTCCCGGTGCACGCGGCGGCGTCGGGCACCGCGTCCCACAGCGGCAGCGCCTCCTCGACGTGGTGCCAGGCCTCGGCGGGGGCCCGCAGCCGTTCGGCCTCGTCGGCGGCGGCGATCCCGGCGACCAGCGCCCCCGCGAGGTCGTGGCTGCGCCGGGCGTGGTGGGCGAGCTCGGCGGCCGAGGCGAGGGGGCGCCCGGCCGCGGCGGAGTCGGCGACGACCCGGGCGAAGGCGGCGTGCAGGCGCACCCGCTCCCCCGGCAGCAGGTCCTCGTAGACGGCCTCGTGCAGCAGGGCGTGGTGGAAGGCGTAGCCGTCCTGGCCGTCGACGTCGAGGACGCCGGCGGTGACGGCGGCCCGGACCGCCCGCTCGACGTCGTCCTCGCCGGCCCCCGTGGCCGCGCGCAGCAGGTCGTGGCGGACGCGGCGGCCCCCGACGGCGGCGGCGCGGACGAGGTCGGCGACCTCGGCGGGCAGCGACTCGACCCGCCCGATCACCACGTCGGCCAGCGCGCTGGGCAGCCGGCCGTCGCGGCCGGGACCGGCGAGCAGGAGCTCCGCGGCGTAGTAGGCGTTGCCCTCGGCGCGCTGGTGGATCCGCCGCAGGGTCGCGGGGTCGGGGTCGTGCCCGGCCAGGGCGCGCAGGAACCTCCGCATCTCGTCCACGTCGAAGGGGTTGAGGACGACGCGGCGCACCGCCGGGAGGCGGGCCAGCTCGGCCAGGACCGGGCGCAGCGGGTGCCGGCGGTGCAGGTCGTCGGTGCGGACGGTGGCGACGACCAGCAGGCGCTCCCCGCGCAGCCGGCGCAGCAGGAAGGTCAGCAGGCCGAGGCTGGCGCCGTCGGCCCAGTGCAGGTCCTCGAGGACCAGCAGGACCTCGTTCTCGCGGGCGGCGGCGGCCAGGACCCCGGCGACGGCGTCGAAGAGCTGCAGCTGCGACAGGCCGGGCTCCCCGGGCCCGGGGCGGTCCCCGAACCACCAGTCCTGCGCGGCGCTGCGGCGCAGCGGTTCGAGGGCCTCGACGAAGGGCAGGTAGGGCAGGGCCCCGCTCCCGGCGGAGGCGCAGTGGCCGACGAGGACGGTGCCGCCGCGGGCCCGGGCGCGGTCGGCGAGCTCGGCGACGAGCCGGGACTTGCCCACCCCGGCGTCGGCCTCGACGAGCACGGCGCCGGAGGTGCCGGCCCGGGCGTCGTCGAGGGCGCGCTCGAGGGCGTCGAGCTCGGGGGCGCGCCCGACGAGCTCGGGCGCGCGGGGGCCCCCGGCGGCGGGCGGCAGGACGGGCACGCCCGTCATCGTGGCACCGGCCGCGGGGGCGCGCGGCGGTGCGGGGCTCACGCCCGGCGCCGCCACCACCGCCGGCGGGGCGCTTCCCGCCGGCGGCGGGCGGCGCGCAGTTCGCGCACGAGGTGCTCGCGGGCGGCGAGGGCCAGGGCCTCCTCCCGGCGGAGGGCGAGGCCCTGGTGCAGTTCCCAGTCGAGCGCGGTGAGGTCCATGCCGACGACGCTCGCGCTGAGGGGGTGGCGGTGGCGTCCGGCGTTCACGTCGTCCCGGCGCGCTCCGTCCGCCTTAGTTACGTACAGTCCGTAAGGTGCGACGCATCGTGGCGGGGCGTGGACCAGGACGGTCGATCTCGGCGGCTCGCCGCGCCCCCGACCCGCGCGGGGGCCACCATCGACGGGTGACCGTCTGGACGTCGTTCATGGACCTCGTGCACCTCATCGGTGCCCTGGGGTGCCTCGTCCTGACCGGGGGCTTCGCCGCCGACGGCGAACCCGCGCGCGCGGTGTTCTACGGGCTGCTCACCATGGCCTTCGCGGTGGCCCTGGCCCACCGCCGCGCGCGCCCCCGGGTCCTCGACCTGCGCGAGACCCCGGCCGAACGCGCCGCCGCCCCCCTCGGGCGGACCACCGGCTCCCGCTGAGGGACCGCTACGGTCGGGCCGTGAACGCGATCACCACCGGCCCGGCCCTGCTCGACGCCGTGCACGTGGGGCCGATGGACAACGTCGCCTACCTCGTCACCTGCCGCCGCACCGGCCGGCGGGCGCTCGTCGACGCCGCCGCCGAACCCGCCACGCTGCTCGACCTCGTCGGCGGCGACCTCGACCTCGTCGTCACCACCCACCGCCACCACGACCACGTGGGGGCGCTCGCCGCCGTCGTCGAGGCCACCGGCGCGCGCACCGCGGCCGGCGACGCCGACGCCGACCACCTGCCCCTGCCGGTGCAGCAGCGCCTGCACCACGGCGACGTCCTCCACGTCGGCGACGTGCCGCTGGAGGTCGTCCACCTGCGCGGGCACACCCCCGGGTCGGTCGCGCTGGTGCTGTGCGACCCGCAGGGGCCCGACCACGTCCTCACCGGCGACTCGCTGTTCCCCGGCGGGGTCGGCAACACCCGCGGCGACGCCGCCGCCTTCGCGCAGCTGCTCGACGACGTCACCGCGCGGCTCTTCGACGTGCTCGACGACGACACCGTCGTCCACCCCGGCCACGGGGCGCCGACGACGATCGGCGCCGAGCGCCCCGCCCTGCCGGAGTGGCGCGCCCGCGGCTGGTGAGGCCCGGGGCCTCCTCAGCCGACCGCGTGGACCCGGTCCGCGGCGACGGTGACGACGACCCGCGTCTGGTCCCGCCCGCCGAACCAGGGGTAGGGGCCGCCGAGGTACTTCTGCGCCAGCGCCTCGATGCCCTCCTCCCCGCCCTCGGTGGTCACCGACACGACCCGCCCGCGCACGGCGAAGTAGCGGCTGGGGTTCGCCGGGTCGGCGACGGTGACGGCCACCCGCGGGTCGCGCTGCACGTTGCGCAGCTTCTGGAACCCCTCGACGGTGTTGATGACGATGTTCGTGCCGTCGGTGTCCACCCAGGTCTGGGTGAGCTGCGGGGAGCCGTCGGGCATGGTCGTGGCGACGTAGCAGGTGGCGCGATCGCGCAGGAGGGTCAGGAGTTCCTCGGGCAGGTCCATGCCGGGCACGCTACGGGCCGGGGTCGGGGCGGGCCGGGGTCAGGGTGGGCCGCCGCGTCCGCGCGCACCCGGCGAGCACGTCCGCCCAGCAGCGCAGCGCCTCCACCCCGCCGTCCTCCTGCTCCGACGCGCCGTAGGAGCCGAGGGGGCCGACGATGGACGACGTGGTCGCCACCCTCGTCTGCCTGCACGCCCTCGGCGGGAGCCGCCGCGCCTTCGACGCGCTGACGCACGAGCTGGCCGGGGAGTTCGACGTCCTCGCCCTGGACCTGCCCGGCTCCGGGGAGGCCCCCGTCGAGCTCGGGACCTCGGTGCAGGAGATGGCCGACCACGTCGTCCGGCAGGTCCCGGCCCTCCTCGGCGGCTCGCGGGAGTGGGTCCTGCTGGGGCACGGCGCGGGCGGGAAGATCGCCTCGGTGGTCACCGCGCAGGCCGTGGCCGGCGACCTCCCGGTGCCGTCGGGGGTCGTGCTGCTGGCCGCCTCCCCGCCCGGCCCCGAGCCGATGGCGGAGGAGCAGCGCGCGCGGATGCTGTCGTGGGTGGCCGACGGGGCGATGGACGCGGCCGCGGTCACCGAGTTCGTCGCCACCCGCGTCGGGGGCCCGCTGGGGCTCGCCGAGGCCGAACGGGTCGTGGCCGACCTGCTGCGCACCTCCCCCGCGGCGTGGCGGGACTGGCTGGAGCGGGGGTCGCGCGAGGACTGGTCGCAGCGGGTCGGGGTCCTCGACGTCCCGGCCCTCGTCGTGGCCGGCGGGGCGGACCCCGACCTCGGGGAGGACGTCCAGCGCCGGCTCAACGGCGCGGTCTACCCCCGCGCGACGTTCCGGACGCTGGCGGGGGCGGGCCACCTGCTGCCGCTGGAGCGTCCGCGCGAGGTCGCCGCCGTGCTCAGAGCTTCTCGACCGGCGCGTACCTGAGCAGCAGCCGCTTGACGCCCTCGGAGCGGAAGTCGATGTGGGCGATGGTCTTGTCCCCCTCGCCCTCCACCCGCACGACGGTGCCGAGCCCGAAGGAGTCGTGGGTGACGCGGTCGCCGGGGTTGAGGGCGATCACCGGGCGGCTGCCCGCCGAGCGGACCCCCGGCCGCTGCGCGACCCGCGTCGAGGCCGACGTGGAGGTGACGTCCTGGAACGCGGACTCCCCACGCTTCCAGTCCACCAGCGTCGCCGGGACCTCGTCGAGGAACCGCGACGGCGGGTACTGCTGCGGGGCGCCCCACGCGCTGCGCACCGCCGAGCGCGAGAGGTAGAGGCGTTCCCGGGCCCGGGTGAGCCCGACGTAGGCCAGCCGGCGCTCCTCGGCCAGCTGGTCCGGGTCGCCCAGGGAGCGGGTGTGCGGGAAGGTCCCGTCCTCCATCCCGGTGAGGAAGACGACGGGGAACTCCAGGCCCTTGGCGGTGTGCAGGGTCATGAGGGTGACGACGCCGTCGTCCTCGGCCCCCACGGGGATCTGGTCGGCGTCGGCGACCAGCGAGACGCGTTCGAGGAAGTCCGACAGGGTGCCCTCGGGGTTCTCCTCGGAGAACTCCTCGGCCACGGCGACGAGCTCGGAGAGGTTCTCCACCCGCGACTCGTCCTGCGGGTCGGCGCTGGCGCGCAGCTCGGCGAGGTAGCCGGTCTGCTCCAGCACGGCCTCCAGCACCACGGAGGGCGCGGCGCCGGACTCGGCCAGGGTGCGCAGGTCCGCGATCAGCTGCGCGAAGCCCTTGATCGCGTTGAGCGAGCGGGACACCAGTCCGATCGCCTCGTCGGCGCGCTCCAGGGCGGCGTTGAAGCCGATCCGCTCCCGGTCGGCGAGCACGACGAGCGCGGCCTCGGCGCGCTCGCCGATCCCGCGCTTGGGGACGTTGATGACCCGGCGCAGGTTCACGGTGTCGTCGGGGTTGTCCAGGACGCGCAGGTACGCGACGGCGTCCTTGACCTCCCGGCGCTCGTAGAAGCGGGTCCCGCCGACCACCTTGTAGGGCAGGCCGGTGCGGATGAAGACCTCCTCCAGCGAGCGCGACTGCGCGTTCGTCCGGTAGAAGACCGCGACGTCCTTGTACTTCAGCGCCCCCGCGTCGTGGAGGCGGTCGACCTCCTCGGCCACGAACGCGGCCTCGTCGTGCTCGTCGTCGGCGACGTAGCCGACGATCTGCTCGCCCGCGCCCGCGGCCGTCCAGAGGTTCTTGGGCCGGCGGTCGTCGTTGAGCTTGATGACCTCGTTGGCGGCGGTGAGGATGTTCTGCGTGGAGCGGTAGTTCTGCTCCAGCAGCACCGTCGTCGCGTCGGGGTAGTCCTGCTCGAACTCGACGATGTTGCGGATCGTGGCGCCGCGGAAGGCGTAGATCGACTGGTCGGCGTCGCCGACGACGGTGAGCTCCCCGCGCGGGACGGGGCCCTCGCCGGTGCCGACGAGCTCCTTCACCAGCACGTACTGGGCGTGGTTGGTGTCCTGGTACTCGTCGACGAGGACGTGGCGGAACCGGCGGCGGTAGTGCTCGGCGACGTCGGGGAAGGCCTGCAGCAGGTGGACCGTGGACATGATGAGGTCGTCGAAGTCCATCGCGTTGGCCTGCCGCAGCCGCTGCTGGTACGTCCGGTAGACCCGCGCGAGGACGCGCTCGGTCTCGGTGCCGCCCTCGGAGTTCGCCCGGTCGAAGAACGTCTCCTCGTCGACGAGCTCGTTCTTGAGGTTGGACACCATGGCCGCCATCGCGCGCGGCGCGTGCTTCTTGGGGTCCAGGTCCAGCTCGCGCCCGACCATCGCCATCAGCCGCTGGGAGTCGGCGGAGTCGTAAATCGAGAACGACGTCCGCATCCCCAGGTGGGTGGCCTCGCGGCGCAGGATCCGCACGCAGGCGGAGTGGAACGTGGAGACCCACATGCTGCGCGCACCCATGCCCACGACGTCGCCGACGAGGGCGCCGACGCGTTCGCGCATCTCGGCGGCGGCCTTGTTGGTGAAGGTGATCGCGAGGACCTCCCCCGGCGTGGCGCGCCCGCGGGCCAGCAGGTACGCGATGCGGTGGGTGAGCACCCGCGTCTTGCCCGACCCGGCGCCGGCGACGATGAGCAGCGGGGACCCGGCGTGCTCGACGGCCTGGCGCTGCTGGGGGTTCAGCCCGACCAGCAGCGCGTCCGGGTCGGCCCCCCGGCGCGGGGCCGGCGCGGGGGCCGGGTCGCCGCTCGAGGAGGGGCCCAGCGGGAGGTCGTCGAAGAGAGTGCTCATCGTGGGTCAAGGGTATGCCTCGGTCCCGACACATCCCGCCCGCGCGCGCTCCGGCGGCCTGGTCCGATCCGGTCCAGGGTGGACCACTCCGGTCCACCCTGGTCTACCGTGGTCCACGTGCCCCGGATGACGAAGGAGCAGATCGACGAGGAGATCCTCGAGACCGCCGCCGCGCTCTTCGCCCGGCACGGGATCGGGCAGACCTCCCTGCAGCGCGTGGCCGACGCCGTCGGCTACTCCAAGACCGGTCTCCTGCACCGGTTCCCCACCAAGGAGGCGCTGGAGGAGGCCACCGTCGCCCACGCCGTCGAGCGCGTCGAGCGCATCGCCGCCCGCGTCTCCCCCCTGCCCCCCGGCCCCGCCCGCGACCGCGCCGTCCTCGAGGCCCTCGCCGACCTCGCCGAGCACCGCCCCGGCCTGGTGTCCTTCCTGCTCACCGCCCTCAGCCAGGGCTCGGCGGCGGCCGGACGCCTCGACGTCCTCGGCGAGGTGGTCTTCCGCTCCTTCGGCGCCGGCTCCGTGCCCGCCGGGGAACCCCTGCCCCCCGAGGCCGTCGCCCGCGGGGTCCGCATCACCAGCGCCATCGGCGGTCTCGCCGTCACGTCGCTGGCCTTCTGCGACCTCGCCCCGGGCGCCGTGCGCCCGCACCTGCTCGCCGCCGCCCTCGGCGCGCTCGGCCACCCCGACCAGGAGGACTGATGGCCACGTTCCTGCACCGCCTCGGCGCCGCCGCCTTCCGCCACCGCGTCCCCGTCGTCGTCGTCTGGGTGCTGCTGCTGGCCTTGGCGGGGGCGGGCGCGGCGACGCTGGCGGGCAAGACGGTGAACACCTTCGAGATCCCCGGCCAGGAGTCCACCACCGCGCTGCGCCTCATCGGGGAGGAGTTCGGCGACGACGCCGACGGCGCCTCCGCGCAGGTGGTCCTCCAGGTGCCCGAGGGCCAGCGGATCACCGACCCGCAGAACGCGGCGGGGGTCGCGGCCGCGGTCGCGGGGCTCGCCGCCCTACCCGGCGTCGTGGGGGCGACGAACCCGCTCGACCCGGCCGCGCCGGTCGTCTCCCCCGACCTGCGCGCCGCCTACAGCACCGTCACCTACGCGGTGGCGCCCCCGGAGGTCACCGAGGCCCAGCGCGCGGCCCTGTTCGCCGCCGTCGACGACGCCCGCGCGGGCGGGCTCACCGCCGAGGTCACCGGCGACGCCACCCAGGGGGTCTCGCAGATCGGCGGCCCGGCCGAGGTCGTCGGCGTCGTCGTCGCCCTCCTCGTCCTGGCCCTCACCTACGGGTCGCTGGTGGCGGCGGGGATGAACCTGCTGACCGCGGTGGTCGGGGTCGGCATCGGCGCGCTGGGGATCACCACCCTCACCGGGTTCGTCGACCTGCAGTCCACGACCCCCGTCCTGGCGATCATGCTCGGCCTCGCCGTCGGCATCGACTACGCGCTGTTCATCTTCACCCGGTTCCGGCACGAGCTGCTGGCGGGCCGGAGCGTCGCCGGTGCCGTCCCCGCGGCCGTGGGGACGGCCGGGTCCGCGGTGCTGACCGCCGGGGCGACCGTGGTCATCGCCCTCGTCGGGCTCGCCGTGGCCGGCGTCCCGTTCCTCACCGAGATGGGGGTCGCGGCCGCCGCGACCGTCGTCGTCGCGGTCCTCGTCGCCCTCACCCTCGTCCCCGCCGTCCTCGGGCTCGTCGGGGTGCGCGCCCTGCCGCGCGCCGCGCGCCGCGCGCTCTCCCCCGGGGGCGGCCGGCACGCCGCGGCCGAGGCCCCCGCGGGCCCCGGGCGCCGGGGGCTGTTCGCCGCCTGGGGCCGCACCGTCACCAGCCGGCGGTGGGCCAGCCTGGGCCTGGCCGTCCTCGTCCTCGGGGTCGTCGCCGTCCCCGTGGCCTCGATGCGGACCTCGCTGTCCACGGCGTGGCCCGAGGGCAGCACCCAGGCGCGGGCGCAGGAGATCCTGTCCGACCGCTTCGGCGCGGGGGTCAGCGGACCCCTGCTCGTCCTCGTCGACGGCGACGGGGCGCCCGAGCGCGCCGCCGGGCTGGTCACCCGGCTGCAGGGCCTGGACGGGGTCGCGCTGGTCACCCCGGCGACCCCGAACCGGGACGGGACGGCCGCCCTGGTCACGGTCGTGCCCACCACCGCCCCCGACGACGAGGCCACCACTGACCTCGTGCACCGGATGCGCGACCTCGTCCGCGACGACGCCGACGGCGCGGCGCCCGCCTACGTGACCGGCCAGACCGCGGTCAGCGTCGACGTGTCCGCGACCCTCGCCGAGGCGCTGCCGGTGTACCTGGTGCTCGTCGTCGGGCTCGCGCTCGTCCTGCTGGTGCTGGTGTTCCGCTCCATCGCGGTGCCGGTCGTGGGGGTCCTGGGCTTCCTGCTGACGATCGGCGCGGCCCTGGGCGCGACGACGGCGGTGTTCCAGTGGGGCTGGCTGAAGGACCTCGTGCACGCCGAGAGCACCGGCCCGCTGCTGAGCCTGGCCCCGATCATCGTCGTCGGGATCCTCTTCGGCCTGGCCATGGACTACCAGGTGTTCCTCGTCTCCCGGATGCACGAGGCGCACGCCC includes:
- a CDS encoding helix-turn-helix transcriptional regulator: MGLTWAPYGMQLLSLQVTASAAGGEFDRALRQARAVGPQAPPQVATAVGVVAARVLAARGAFEEALAALDPAWLDDPDEGLSAALARAEVLRWRGEPAAAAEVLVAALSSFRGVEHPSHLLGLRLGALAVAALADAGRGDDPLVERVRARVLDLVAVGQPRAGVLGPEGRAWVAVLHAEVARARGVPAPEQVTAWRAAVEGFTGGDVLELARCRWRLAEACAAAGLREEGLLALDEARRAASRLRAVPLSAVLEDLARRVRASASPGRGPLTARELQVLDLLAAGRTNRQVGEQLFMAEKTASVHVSRIFAKLGASSRAEAVSIGLRSGLLHSSPTDQDRQDT
- a CDS encoding ATP-binding protein; translation: MPVLPPAAGGPRAPELVGRAPELDALERALDDARAGTSGAVLVEADAGVGKSRLVAELADRARARGGTVLVGHCASAGSGALPYLPFVEALEPLRRSAAQDWWFGDRPGPGEPGLSQLQLFDAVAGVLAAAARENEVLLVLEDLHWADGASLGLLTFLLRRLRGERLLVVATVRTDDLHRRHPLRPVLAELARLPAVRRVVLNPFDVDEMRRFLRALAGHDPDPATLRRIHQRAEGNAYYAAELLLAGPGRDGRLPSALADVVIGRVESLPAEVADLVRAAAVGGRRVRHDLLRAATGAGEDDVERAVRAAVTAGVLDVDGQDGYAFHHALLHEAVYEDLLPGERVRLHAAFARVVADSAAAGRPLASAAELAHHARRSHDLAGALVAGIAAADEAERLRAPAEAWHHVEEALPLWDAVPDAAACTGTTLMALTVRASELAAPPGTPPARPCWPAGPWTCCPPTPRPPSPPRSTASARRRCGPATATRRPWSRRTRRSGAGARTPRRRRRSAGRPRSPPGASCTWTGSRSPAARPSARWPWPPRAVSPAPRPTPSPPSAGWTTSPGRWPTPTPSSHAPRARPSGPATSRPRCGPATTAPPTATTAATCPGPRRSSTTPAPGRPRWA
- a CDS encoding MBL fold metallo-hydrolase — protein: MNAITTGPALLDAVHVGPMDNVAYLVTCRRTGRRALVDAAAEPATLLDLVGGDLDLVVTTHRHHDHVGALAAVVEATGARTAAGDADADHLPLPVQQRLHHGDVLHVGDVPLEVVHLRGHTPGSVALVLCDPQGPDHVLTGDSLFPGGVGNTRGDAAAFAQLLDDVTARLFDVLDDDTVVHPGHGAPTTIGAERPALPEWRARGW
- a CDS encoding PPOX class F420-dependent oxidoreductase — its product is MDLPEELLTLLRDRATCYVATTMPDGSPQLTQTWVDTDGTNIVINTVEGFQKLRNVQRDPRVAVTVADPANPSRYFAVRGRVVSVTTEGGEEGIEALAQKYLGGPYPWFGGRDQTRVVVTVAADRVHAVG
- a CDS encoding alpha/beta fold hydrolase translates to MDDVVATLVCLHALGGSRRAFDALTHELAGEFDVLALDLPGSGEAPVELGTSVQEMADHVVRQVPALLGGSREWVLLGHGAGGKIASVVTAQAVAGDLPVPSGVVLLAASPPGPEPMAEEQRARMLSWVADGAMDAAAVTEFVATRVGGPLGLAEAERVVADLLRTSPAAWRDWLERGSREDWSQRVGVLDVPALVVAGGADPDLGEDVQRRLNGAVYPRATFRTLAGAGHLLPLERPREVAAVLRASRPART
- the pcrA gene encoding DNA helicase PcrA — translated: MSTLFDDLPLGPSSSGDPAPAPAPRRGADPDALLVGLNPQQRQAVEHAGSPLLIVAGAGSGKTRVLTHRIAYLLARGRATPGEVLAITFTNKAAAEMRERVGALVGDVVGMGARSMWVSTFHSACVRILRREATHLGMRTSFSIYDSADSQRLMAMVGRELDLDPKKHAPRAMAAMVSNLKNELVDEETFFDRANSEGGTETERVLARVYRTYQQRLRQANAMDFDDLIMSTVHLLQAFPDVAEHYRRRFRHVLVDEYQDTNHAQYVLVKELVGTGEGPVPRGELTVVGDADQSIYAFRGATIRNIVEFEQDYPDATTVLLEQNYRSTQNILTAANEVIKLNDDRRPKNLWTAAGAGEQIVGYVADDEHDEAAFVAEEVDRLHDAGALKYKDVAVFYRTNAQSRSLEEVFIRTGLPYKVVGGTRFYERREVKDAVAYLRVLDNPDDTVNLRRVINVPKRGIGERAEAALVVLADRERIGFNAALERADEAIGLVSRSLNAIKGFAQLIADLRTLAESGAAPSVVLEAVLEQTGYLAELRASADPQDESRVENLSELVAVAEEFSEENPEGTLSDFLERVSLVADADQIPVGAEDDGVVTLMTLHTAKGLEFPVVFLTGMEDGTFPHTRSLGDPDQLAEERRLAYVGLTRARERLYLSRSAVRSAWGAPQQYPPSRFLDEVPATLVDWKRGESAFQDVTSTSASTRVAQRPGVRSAGSRPVIALNPGDRVTHDSFGLGTVVRVEGEGDKTIAHIDFRSEGVKRLLLRYAPVEKL
- a CDS encoding TetR/AcrR family transcriptional regulator, with protein sequence MTKEQIDEEILETAAALFARHGIGQTSLQRVADAVGYSKTGLLHRFPTKEALEEATVAHAVERVERIAARVSPLPPGPARDRAVLEALADLAEHRPGLVSFLLTALSQGSAAAGRLDVLGEVVFRSFGAGSVPAGEPLPPEAVARGVRITSAIGGLAVTSLAFCDLAPGAVRPHLLAAALGALGHPDQED
- a CDS encoding MMPL family transporter is translated as MATFLHRLGAAAFRHRVPVVVVWVLLLALAGAGAATLAGKTVNTFEIPGQESTTALRLIGEEFGDDADGASAQVVLQVPEGQRITDPQNAAGVAAAVAGLAALPGVVGATNPLDPAAPVVSPDLRAAYSTVTYAVAPPEVTEAQRAALFAAVDDARAGGLTAEVTGDATQGVSQIGGPAEVVGVVVALLVLALTYGSLVAAGMNLLTAVVGVGIGALGITTLTGFVDLQSTTPVLAIMLGLAVGIDYALFIFTRFRHELLAGRSVAGAVPAAVGTAGSAVLTAGATVVIALVGLAVAGVPFLTEMGVAAAATVVVAVLVALTLVPAVLGLVGVRALPRAARRALSPGGGRHAAAEAPAGPGRRGLFAAWGRTVTSRRWASLGLAVLVLGVVAVPVASMRTSLSTAWPEGSTQARAQEILSDRFGAGVSGPLLVLVDGDGAPERAAGLVTRLQGLDGVALVTPATPNRDGTAALVTVVPTTAPDDEATTDLVHRMRDLVRDDADGAAPAYVTGQTAVSVDVSATLAEALPVYLVLVVGLALVLLVLVFRSIAVPVVGVLGFLLTIGAALGATTAVFQWGWLKDLVHAESTGPLLSLAPIIVVGILFGLAMDYQVFLVSRMHEAHAHGEDPVQAVRTGFRQAAPVVVAAAAIMFAVFAGFVPEGDATIQPIAFALAVGILADAVVVRMVAVPAALSLLGPAAWWLPRWLRWLPTLDVEGTALERTRAG